A single window of Rana temporaria chromosome 1, aRanTem1.1, whole genome shotgun sequence DNA harbors:
- the LOC120941590 gene encoding octapeptide-repeat protein T2-like, protein ERESTREREREHREREREHKRERERAQERERERARRERERERAHEREREREHEREREREHEREHEREREREHERERERERERERERERERERERARERERERARERERERARERERERARERERAREREREHEREREHERERERAREREREREHERERRESNTREREREHEREREREHERERESTRERERARERERESTRERARERERESTREREREHEREREHEREREHEREREHRHAYKKLPKDGTCSSKAPLTRFLILSKARCRDDHQEMLGMISEKTMIVPGEDKLNC, encoded by the exons gagagagagagcacaagagagagagagagagagcacagagagagagagagagagcacaagagagagagagagagagcgcaagagagagagagagagagagcacgaagagagagagagagagagagagcacacgagagagagagagagagagagcacgagagagagagagagagagagcacgagagagagcacgagagagagagagagagagagcacgagagagagagagagagagagagagagagagagagagagagagagagagagagagagagagagagagcacgagagagagagagagagagagcacgagagagagagagagagagagcacgagagagagagagagagagagcacgagagagagagagagcacgagagagagagagagagcacgagagagagagagagcacgagagagagagagagagagcacgagagagagagagagagagagagcacgagagagagagaagagagagcaacacgagagagagagagagaga gcacgagagagagagagagagagagcacgagagagagagagagagcacgagagagagagagagagcacgagagagagagagagagagcacgagagagagagcacgagagagagagagagagagcacgagagagagagagagagagcacgagagagagagagagcacgagagagagagagagcacgagagagagagagagc ATCGACATGCCTATAAGAAACTACCCAAGGATGGCACGTGCTCCTCCAAAGCCCCCTTGACCCGCTTCCTCATTCTCTCGAAAGCTCGATGCCGAGACGACCACCAGGAAATGCTTGGGATGATCTCTGAGAAAACTATGATTGTACCTGGGGAGGATAAACTAAACTGCTGA